The following is a genomic window from Daphnia magna isolate NIES linkage group LG4, ASM2063170v1.1, whole genome shotgun sequence.
tccccCCTTTCAGATATGTTGACaacattgatttttgattcagttatttttttccattgtCTCCAACATTACAGATGAGTCGAAAGAAAcacaacacaacaaaaaaagataaaaacaaaacttatTACATTACAAATGATATTGGTGACATCATCACTTCAATTCCTCGCCATctgacaaacaaaaaaagagaacacaAATTGTACACCTCTTCTCATataagaacaaaaagaaatacacTCAGTATTAACCCAtatgtaataataaaaacaacgTGGTCTTGCCTATTGCATTCCACTTTTTGAGGAGTCATGGACTCGTtatctttcttcttcgttgCTAATCCACAGGAGGAAAACATTTGTTGAATAAAAACAGTTGCAGCTGTGGCCGCTACATGGCGTTGGAAGATATATTTCGTCTGCTCCCGCCATGGCAAACgttatttgttattgttttctagtcatgaaaaaaaaaaaaaagagagaatacaATCTTTTCAAAATGCAGCAATGGCGATACGGGGTGACCAGTGAAAACAATGGGAAATGATTCTCAACTCTTGTACTCCGCCCACTGCACGTCAAATTGATCGGCACGTTCCGAAATGGCATGTCCGAATCGAATGCAATGATGAAGCACTTTTGAATAATAACACTGGagattttctttaaaagaggTCAGCGATGAGCTACATTTTGGATACATATTAAACGACTTGGAATTGGGCCTCTCATTTTTATAGGCATTAATAACAACCTAAATCTAAATTTGTGTTATTAGCAGTTAGTCCCGAGCTAGTGgctcctttttaaaaatcaatttcattaAATCTGTCCTTCAGTATAACCTAATTAATTTTGAATCAACATATTTATTTGCAGGTGTACTCTTCACTTTTGATTGTGCAGGTCTGGCATTTGACCTCGCAGCACCAATGGAATTTGCAGTTGCACTGGTGAGAGACGTGGTTGAACTGGTGGGTGTTGTATCCCCGTCCACAGCAGAGCAGGTTACAGCCATCAGCACCTGCGTGAGGCAAAGGCAACAAACAGAAAAGGTAAGGCCTGTATCCTACTTTCATTGCACGTTTTGTTGTCATACCTGCTGAGGTTCGATTACACCTCCTGCCCACGACACCCAATGACCCCGTCGTTGGGTCTGCCTCACAGTAGTTGGGTGAAGGCTGCAAAAAGACCAGCTCCGAGATACGGAGCTTGTTACGTGGCTTCCTACGCAGCTGTAACGTTAACGATTTACGTGGCTTGCTATTGTTACCGCTGCGACTCTCTTTGGCGACAACGGCCTTGGCTTCACGGTACCTGTAGTTTGACGTCAGACATCACGAATGAATAGGcaaacaggaagaaaaaagaaaaaaaactttcactAAAATCATTACCGTTTCATCAGAGCATCACCAATGTCTCTGAATGCCGGCAATTTTTCCCAGCACGTTTTGAGCGAACAGCTGCCACTGACTCCGTGACATTTGCATTCCTTCTTCAACATTGATTTGACCATCTGCACacgcacaaaacaaaaaaaaaaggagtcaAGAGACATTTTAATGTGCGTTGCACACAACTATCAAACCCCTGCCGACGAATTGGCACAACTCACTTTTCTACCGGCTTTGTTATTATGCAAATTCATCAAGCTCCTTGCGTCTCCTTCGGTTTCTCTCGAGTCGGCGAATCGTTTAGCCAGCGACGCACCCGATCGGACGTCAGCCGAACAGCCGCCCCATTTCCATCCGTTTGGCGAGGCTGGATTGCCATTGCCGCCGCCGTTACCCCCGCCGCCATTACCGTTGGCTGTGGCGGCGTTGTGAGCCCGTGACCGATGCAAAGACCTGACCAACTCTTTACCGCCTCGTTTGGTCGGATCGCAACCGCAAGAGCTGATAGCTCCCTGGCTGCACGCCTGCGCGATAGCGTAAGTCAAACCAGAGCTCCACACTGCATACAGATAAGCTGCTTCGCGGCTTCCTGAATTTGGAGAGAAGAGAAACAAGAATTATCAAGCACGTGGCAATCAGATCACTTGCGGAGTTTGGGGGAGGGGAGGGAGTGTCTTTTACAGCGTTTTTgccaaatgtttttcttttttatacgACATTGGAAAACTGCCATTTTGCCCGGCACGTTGAGTGCTCGGATGgccgtttgttttcttttcctttgcGTTCCAAGTGCACATATCTTCTAAAGCGACTGAGATATGTATACGTTGTACTTTAGATAGACACGTACTATACAGGCCGCACATTCTTTTtacgtattttattttctcctgTTTGAATTACTTATTTTGCACGACGTCTGCCATGGCCGTCCGAAAAAGGCGACAATGGCCGTCGACTGTATTGCCTTCAAGCACATCTTTTCATTCCCATTCCTGAATCACGTAGGacttcaaaaataaaaaagggggggatgtCTAGAATTCGCAAAAGACATGGCGctatttattcaaaaactaaattttcttttctgtccCGTCTACCTATCGTACATTCGATGTCTTCACAAACAGCACTGGGCGAGTGAGCCGTAAGACGACAGTCGAGGACGAAGCTATTCGTTGGCTGTCCCGAGAAAACGGTGTAATATCACGCGCGTCACTTGCCACTCACTTTGATGTAGGACTGGATatgaaaggaaagagaaattctttttccttaatTATTTCGTTTGCTTCTATCCACCTAAAGGATTTATTAtattcattgaaaaaaaagaaaagaatgcgCTTTGAAAACGACTGCGTGTTTTTTTGTGCGGTCGCAAaaatatttattcatttaggtagccaaacaaaaatgtcaaCGCAATACCACACAGATTGCTGAGACATAAAAGCGGcgtttatctctttttttatttttttaaaatggtaTAAACAAATTTCGGCTGCTTTTTAATTCACGACGCGGAGAGTCGAAGAAGATTGGGGCGCGGTGCACCCGCTTCGTCGACTCTCTCTAGTTTGCCATGACCAAACTtgtaacgaaaaaaaaaaaaaaaaagggtaaacCGGCGGTTGGAACCGCACTGCGGTTTACCTTGTTTGTCAGTAGTTTGACCGCGGCAGAGGAAATCAGACATTTGAAATTACAATATATCCTTTGCAATACCAGAGAAGCAGTATAGCTATCCAATCGCATTCGATATCTCTTGTCTTGGATTTATTTGTTTGCtttggtttttgtttctgttttgcgccattatcCTCATTTACTTAAGCCAGTAAAGAAGCCGCAAGAATACGAAATGTTTGATCCCctccgtttctttctttctctaaTTGATTTTGAAACGTATACGCGCCAAAGATTCTTTTGGGTGTTGCGAGAATTTGGATACGTCCCTCCAGTTACGGGCGTTTTGTTTAGTTtagatttttcaatttcatttggGGTCTTTTGTACGTTTCACCGCGATAATGGGGACGGCAAGAAGAAGGAAATTGGTCAAAGAGAACACACATaccgacgacgacgacgtgACCGAATCCATTGCGGCTGCCGATGGCCGTGCAATTCCATCGGTGGTACTTGAATTGCTCCTGACACTCGGCTAGTCCCAGCTTGGCTCCGTTGCTGATGGCCACCATGGCGTCCGGCTTGGCGGCGCACAGCAGCCGCTGTTTGGCCGTCAATCCGTGTATCTTACCGCAAATCAAATCAGCGCTCAAAGCCATCACCGACctgtgcacacacacacacaaaacaaaacgagaaatggcagggaaaaacaaaagaaaaaccaaatgaGAGaggacaaaaaaacaaatcaacaaaAGAATCAGAAAATTATGAAAACGaaggaaataaaatgaaaagaagaatgtGTCAACGCTGATGGGGATGACGATATGATGTACACTTAGTGGGCCACTGGCGTTCCACCaaacaaagaaagagagaTACGGTCACGTTGAGAacttatttctttaaaaacgaTTCGACTCCCGTTTTCTTTAGATTTAATTTTCGGTCGGGTCGACAGTACGTGACCGGTGGTCTTTTATCCGCTCGTTCAGGTTCTCTTTGTCGTTTCGTTTCGCCAGTGCGACACACCCCATCGGCTGGCCGAACCGGCGGCGATGTGAACGCAAACAAAAGTTCTCAAACGTGGCGACAGTCTCAGCCTGTCGCCTTATTATCGTTCGTTTTGCGGCGCATTCCCGACTGTACGGTGCTGGGATATGTCCTGCCACACATCGTGAACGCGTCTGCCATTTCACATCTGCAAAGCACCCCCCACAGCCGCCACCCAAAGACTGGAAATGCTTGCGGCATCTTTCCGCACCagtcctttcttttttttcttttcttcttctgtcttTATCAAATTGTTGCGTGATTTtattccaaaaaaaaaagggaccgGAGAACCGGAGTGGAAACAAAAGCGAAACAAGATATGTAAAAacacgtgttttttttttttcgttcttgattatcattattattattattaataatatTTCCTAAGTCATGGCGGTTGATTGTGATGATTTTTCACGAACTGGAATGTGCCAAGCGCGCGCGTTCAAATCACCCGCGCTAGCCCGGCGCGCGCTACATATATCCAGTTTGGATTTATTGGACAGTTCAATCAagtatgtttttttgttttttctaaagaagaagaatggagGTAGAGATAGATAGGGAatcgagaaaacaaaaagagaggagaaagaaattttttttttaattcttcacTTTGATCAATAATTTAACCAATCTCTCGCTGTTGGGGTACATAGCgcaacaaagaagaaataagagaacaaaaaataaaagggaaaacaaaaaaaacattgacagGATGCTGATTGgagttttctctctcctttttatttctgtgtgtgtgtgtgttgttgtgaGTGTTAAACCACCGTTGGTGTCGAACGTTAGTTCTTTTTCACCGGGAGAGGGTTGCATTCTAATCAGGTGTGAAATGACTTAGCCCCTAGGCAATTctaatcatttttattttttatttttttccaaccTTTGCCTCTATACTATTTTAACcatctttttgttcttctaaCCAACTGaagaaagaacaaagaaaaaaaaaaactaacaaaagaCCCAGTCGTGttatttccctcttttttttgtgtgcgcGCGCGTttcatttcagttttttttttttaactttcgGTTCGAGagggaagaaaataaaaacgcaCGAAGAAGGTAAAAATGTCTTATTGCTCACCGACTGATGAGCTGGGCGTGCTCCTtcccaatttttcttttttccccgttcgaaataaaaaaaataaaaatgtttaaaagaaaagagtgaaaagagagagagagagagaggtcaGCTGTATTATGTCTCACAGCAGGAGGggggttttcttttcttatttctttctcCCGACTGTTTGGagtagaagaagaggaggggGGCTGAATCTTTACCTTTATATTCTACCATCCAGAAATCAGAAACAGCAGTTTTCTCACGTCAAAGAGGAAATAACACCCAAGATTTCTTTCCACCCCAAATCCAtccatcgttttttttgttttgtttttttctttttcttttactttttgaaCCTCTCCTTTAATTCCTGTACGCTTTGATTTATCAAATTGGTCAGCACAGACAACAAGGTGCTTTACCTGGTCGCCGGGGGTACTTGGtctgtttgtgtgtgtatgtgtgtgcgCGCGCTCTTGTTGTGTGGGTGTTTCTTGTACAATGCCGACTATTTTTATGGGCGCGGACGTGTGAtgtgtttctctttctcttcatATTCGTCACGGGTGtatacaagaagaagaagaaaaaaaaatgcgatgaAAGACTATCTGAAGTGATGAAGTGGTCGCAAAGTGAAAACGCTGAAGATTTGAACCTTTcctcaatttaaaaaaacaattcttttaaagagagaaagaaaaaaagatgagaaGACATTCGGCGGCGGCCTATTCTCTTTTcatcagtttttttcttttccaggtgtgtctggaagaagaagaagaaaaaaaacacaccgacagaaagagagagagagagaaaaagaggaaatcgATCGGCTCATTAGTCGGACTTGACAACTACTGCGCGCTTTTCGGTTGACCTTAATGGGACCTCTTACGGTTTCTGGTGTTTTGACCCTCGTAtttctgttctttttcttttctttctttcttatatgCAGCATATTATACAGCcacattttccttgtttcttttccagtgtCCCAACTCCGACGACCTCCCACTACGAGACTTAcatactctctctctctctacttcTATCGGTTATTGTCGTTTCACTGACGAATGACCGATTTCGTTATTTATTGCATGACCTGCGCCCGTCTTAACGTTTTCTACTGTTTCCATTGCGGATGCAGGTGTCGTCGTTTGTCATGACgtgttaaaaaaatagaagaagaagaagaaaaaaagggagccaacatttaaaaaagaaaaaaaaaactgttatagTTGCTTGCTAACTGTAAGGAGGAGTCGAATAATGCGGACGAGGACGAACGCTGGCCAAAGACATGGTCAAACATTTTGGGTTATGCACACGAGCTATAGATCTGTGCTATATActcctatatatatacacacaaaacaaacacacggACAACAGTTGCTGCTGTCGATTTGATATATTTAATTGAATGCATCGCGAGGGCTGTCCGATCGGATTGGAAAAAGCACTCAAACGAGCCATTGGGGACGATTCCCACATGCCAAAGATGGAAAGAACACGAGCGCGCCGGCAGACCGGCCTTAGTCACGTATACGTACGGAGAGCCGGCCACTAATACCAGTCAGCAAGCACGCGCCATCGTCATCGACgagttagaaaaaaaaagaaaaatctaaaCGAAAGCGTTCGTCTGTCCTCCCTCCGTTTTGGACGACATTGATCACTGATAACGAGGGCCGGCATCTCATACCTATAGCCTcatttctgtgtgtgtgtgtgtgtgtctcgaTATCCTTAAAAACCAACTTTAGATCCCCTTCGTTCACGCagggtccttttttttttgttgttgttttagtTTCGTTCcgaaaaaaacggaaaaaaaacaaacaaaacaaagtggAACAACCACCAACGACTACTGCGAGCAGCCGACGACGGACTTTGGTGAACCAGAGAGTAGTGTAGACTGTCATTAGCATATGGTAATGGCAtgtttatgtgtgtgtttttgttttgtcttttatttcttcctaTTCTTATCCAAATCTAAAGCTACGCAAACAAGTcgacaacttttttttgtgtgtgttgctgCAACCGACGGATTACAATGATTTATGTCCGTGTGTGAGGGGAGGGGGGAGTGGGCGTTCGGGAAATTTCCTTTTCGTTTATGCGAATAGGTTGAATATTGGCTTCCATTTTGTTTGACTAGTGCTGGCAATTtggaaagaataaaatatagCGACAATTAAAGTCAACATACCTGCCGGTCGGTCCGATGGGCGTGATGAGTGAGATGAGCAAGAGGACGTGCCAGTGCCGGGCAAGTGAAATGAGAGTGGTCGGCCCGAGCTGCGGAGACATGATCCGCCCCCACACAACACCATATCACAAAGACAAGGgactcccttttttttttttttttttgaattccgAAGCGGACAATAATCACTTCCGGCAAACGTGCCACTAAATTAGGAAACTCGAATTGAAATGGAGGGATTTCCGCAATTCGAAAATTggcgcgtttttttttctttttttaaataaacaaaaaggaTTCCCAATTTCAATCAATTGACACTATTACACTGGATctaattgaaaatgaaatagagCCACAAGGATTCTGATACAAGTCCTGCCTTTTTAAATTCTTAATTGTATAagagaatgaaacaaaaaaaatgatcagCCAACAACagcacagagagagagagagagagagaggtctGTGCGACGCGGCTAACGTCCCCTTAAGAACTGTGTGTGTTCGGGAGCTAACCCACCGACACTAGACCGACACCTTTACCAACACTACCACTACAGCTAGACCAGCTGCTgctggtgctgctgctgccgtcCAACTTTGCCTCTCTTCCCCCGGTGAAATCCCCTCCCACCTGAAACTCCCTCGCCACCCTATGATATCTTTCGAGGTAACcaatgcgtgtgtgtgtaaccTTCATGGTGCGTTTAGCAGTTTCTGATTCAGGTATACTGGATAAATTGTGGTGCGCTGTCAGCATTTCTCGTTTGACCggcttggtttttttttgtttgtttgtttgttgtttttcttagcaaaaacagaaaataaactTCTCGTCTTCATTACGCAAATCTGACGGATAGGGGAAGAGATACGAAGCGAAAAGTAAAAATCCTGTCGaaatttcgatttcttttttattggtcGCGTAAtcagaaacaaaagaaaaatgtttagttTACGGAGGAAACGGTCGACATCGACTGTGCGCCAATGTTTATACAGACAGATGGGATATGATATTCCTTTGAATTTCGTGTTCCAAACAGGTGGTTCGTACCTACATAAAATGTGGTAGTTTATGGCGTTATGCGCGCCAGTGTAGGAGAACGAGAAGACAACG
Proteins encoded in this region:
- the LOC116920858 gene encoding protein Wnt-7b, translated to MSPQLGPTTLISLARHWHVLLLISLITPIGPTGRSVMALSADLICGKIHGLTAKQRLLCAAKPDAMVAISNGAKLGLAECQEQFKYHRWNCTAIGSRNGFGHVVVVGSREAAYLYAVWSSGLTYAIAQACSQGAISSCGCDPTKRGGKELVRSLHRSRAHNAATANGNGGGGNGGGNGNPASPNGWKWGGCSADVRSGASLAKRFADSRETEGDARSLMNLHNNKAGRKMVKSMLKKECKCHGVSGSCSLKTCWEKLPAFRDIGDALMKRYREAKAVVAKESRSGNNSKPRKSLTLQLRRKPRNKLRISELVFLQPSPNYCEADPTTGSLGVVGRRCNRTSAGADGCNLLCCGRGYNTHQFNHVSHQCNCKFHWCCEVKCQTCTIKSEEYTCK